A region of Halosolutus amylolyticus DNA encodes the following proteins:
- the ilvN gene encoding acetolactate synthase small subunit: protein MKRGLDGPAPEERPTPAGRRNKQGIRIDPEVEATHEPRRTVISALVEHEPGVLSDVSGLFSRRQFNIESLTVGPTDDDDRARITLVVEEPDPGIEQVKKQLRKLVPVISVRELAPDAMRRELALVKVDAADPAQVNAVADMYDAKTVDSSPETATFEITGARQKIEAAIETFSQFGIREISRTGTTALARGTDDTAAPMSATESAAETANQQDQSYTADDD, encoded by the coding sequence ATGAAGCGCGGACTCGACGGCCCGGCCCCGGAGGAGCGACCGACGCCCGCGGGTCGGCGCAACAAGCAGGGGATCCGCATCGACCCCGAGGTCGAGGCGACCCACGAGCCGCGACGGACCGTGATCTCGGCGCTCGTCGAACACGAACCCGGCGTGCTTTCGGACGTCTCGGGGCTGTTCTCGAGGCGGCAGTTCAACATCGAGAGCCTCACCGTCGGACCGACCGACGACGACGATCGGGCCCGAATCACGCTGGTGGTCGAAGAACCCGACCCCGGCATCGAACAGGTCAAGAAGCAACTGCGCAAACTGGTGCCGGTCATCTCCGTGCGCGAGCTCGCGCCCGACGCGATGCGCCGGGAACTGGCGCTCGTGAAGGTCGACGCCGCCGATCCGGCCCAGGTCAACGCCGTCGCGGACATGTACGACGCCAAGACCGTCGACTCGAGTCCCGAGACGGCGACCTTCGAGATCACCGGGGCCCGCCAGAAGATCGAGGCGGCGATCGAGACCTTCAGCCAGTTCGGGATCCGCGAAATCTCTCGGACCGGGACGACGGCGCTCGCCCGCGGCACCGACGATACCGCAGCACCCATGAGCGCGACCGAATCGGCCGCCGAGACGGCGAACCAGCAGGACCAATCATACACAGCAGACGATGACTGA
- a CDS encoding LeuA family protein: MERRVLIQCLHTTTRPLTPVRGVEFFQGTLDSTDEIESARVFDTTLRDGEQSPGTSFSYDDKRQIASILDDMGTHVIEAGFPVNSDAEFEAVRDIASSTSTTTCGLARVVDKDIDAALDSGVEMVHTFVSTSDVQIEDSMHATRDEVVQRAVESVERVVETGTTCMFSPMDATRTDEGFLIDVIEAVSEAGVDWINIPDTCGVATPTRFKAMIEKVRAHTDARIDVHTHDDFGLATANALAGIEAGADQAQVSVNSIGERAGNAAYEEFVMAVESLYQTETGIDTTRIAELSNVVEEKSGMETPGNKPVVGANAFSHESGIHAAGVIENSDTFEPGVMTPEMVGAERRLVMGKHTGTHSVRERLHELGFSPTDEQVRAVTRRVKDYGAEKRQITVDDLERFAEEADVERQGDQEEVRV, from the coding sequence ATCGAACGTCGGGTCCTGATACAATGTCTTCACACGACAACCCGTCCTCTGACACCAGTCAGGGGGGTCGAGTTCTTCCAGGGCACGTTAGATTCCACTGACGAAATTGAGTCAGCACGTGTCTTCGATACCACCCTCCGGGATGGTGAACAGTCGCCCGGAACTTCGTTCTCGTACGACGACAAACGGCAGATCGCCTCGATCCTGGACGACATGGGAACCCACGTCATCGAGGCCGGGTTCCCCGTCAACTCCGACGCGGAGTTCGAGGCCGTTCGTGACATCGCTTCCTCGACGTCGACGACCACCTGCGGGTTGGCCCGCGTCGTCGACAAAGATATCGACGCGGCGCTCGATTCCGGCGTCGAAATGGTACACACGTTCGTGTCCACCAGCGACGTCCAGATCGAGGACTCGATGCACGCTACGCGAGACGAGGTCGTACAGCGCGCAGTCGAATCGGTCGAACGCGTCGTCGAGACGGGAACGACCTGTATGTTCTCGCCGATGGACGCGACGCGAACCGACGAGGGGTTCCTGATCGACGTCATCGAGGCGGTCTCCGAGGCGGGCGTCGACTGGATCAACATTCCCGATACGTGTGGCGTCGCCACCCCGACGCGGTTCAAGGCCATGATCGAGAAGGTCCGGGCCCACACCGACGCACGGATCGACGTCCACACCCACGACGACTTCGGACTGGCCACCGCGAACGCGCTGGCCGGCATCGAAGCGGGGGCCGACCAGGCGCAGGTCTCGGTCAACTCGATCGGCGAGCGGGCCGGCAACGCCGCCTACGAGGAGTTCGTGATGGCCGTCGAGTCGCTCTACCAGACCGAGACAGGGATCGACACGACGCGCATCGCCGAACTCTCGAACGTCGTCGAGGAGAAAAGCGGCATGGAGACGCCGGGCAACAAGCCCGTCGTCGGTGCCAACGCCTTCTCCCACGAGAGCGGAATCCACGCCGCCGGCGTCATCGAGAACTCCGATACCTTCGAGCCCGGCGTGATGACCCCCGAGATGGTCGGCGCCGAGCGCCGACTGGTCATGGGGAAACACACCGGCACCCACTCGGTCCGGGAACGCCTGCACGAACTGGGTTTTTCGCCCACCGACGAGCAGGTACGCGCGGTCACCCGCCGGGTCAAGGACTACGGTGCGGAGAAGCGCCAGATCACGGTCGACGATCTGGAACGCTTCGCCGAGGAAGCCGACGTCGAACGGCAGGGGGACCAGGAGGAGGTGCGCGTCTAA
- the ilvB gene encoding biosynthetic-type acetolactate synthase large subunit, whose protein sequence is MSERAASITPTEEQDDEQRADAEITDGATPETDDVTESETTTDPVTSGAEAVVRALENAGVEYAFGVQGGAIMPVYDALYDSDITHVTMAHEQGAAHAADAYGIVSGEPGICLATSGPGATNLVTGIADADMDSDPMVALTGQVPTEFVGNDAFQETDTTGVTTPITKDNTFAADPDRVGSDVSEAFALASEGRPGPTLVDLPKDVTKSETDREPDAPTTPDTYEVQERADEDLVDAAAERIENSSRPVMLLGGGVIKGEASEACREFAMEHEIPVITTMPGLGAFPEDHELSLEMAGMHGTGYANMAITHCDTLIGIGTRFDDRLTGGIETFAPDAELIHVDIDPAEISKNIHADYPLVGDAETVVEQLAAAVDASPEAKKWRAQCQQWKSDYSMAYDAPEDEPVQPEFVVEALDEATSDSAIVTTGVGQHQMWACQYWTFTEPQTWVSSHGLGTMGYGLPAAIGARLAADDDQEVVCVDGDGSFLMTLQGLSVAVRENLDITVAVLNNEYIGMVRQWQDAFFEGRHAASEYNWMPEFDKLAEAFGACGFRIDDYDDVAETIEAAIAYDGPSVIDVHIDPQANVYPMVPSGGDNGQFALTEDQL, encoded by the coding sequence ATGAGCGAACGCGCAGCATCGATCACGCCGACCGAGGAACAGGACGACGAACAGCGCGCCGACGCCGAAATCACGGACGGCGCGACGCCGGAGACGGACGACGTCACCGAGTCGGAGACGACGACCGACCCCGTCACCAGCGGGGCCGAGGCCGTCGTCCGCGCGCTCGAGAACGCGGGCGTCGAGTATGCCTTCGGCGTCCAGGGCGGGGCGATCATGCCCGTTTACGACGCGCTCTACGACTCCGACATCACTCACGTGACGATGGCCCACGAGCAGGGCGCGGCCCACGCGGCCGACGCCTACGGCATCGTCTCCGGCGAGCCGGGCATCTGTCTCGCCACGTCGGGCCCGGGCGCGACCAACCTCGTCACGGGCATCGCGGACGCCGACATGGACTCGGACCCGATGGTCGCCCTGACGGGCCAGGTCCCGACGGAGTTCGTCGGCAACGACGCCTTCCAGGAGACGGACACCACCGGCGTCACGACCCCGATCACGAAGGACAACACCTTCGCGGCCGACCCCGATCGGGTCGGGAGCGACGTCAGCGAGGCGTTCGCCCTCGCAAGCGAGGGCCGACCGGGACCGACCCTGGTCGACCTGCCGAAAGACGTCACCAAGTCCGAGACCGATCGCGAACCGGACGCGCCGACGACGCCCGATACCTACGAGGTCCAGGAACGGGCCGACGAGGATCTCGTCGACGCCGCGGCCGAGCGGATCGAGAACTCGAGCCGACCGGTCATGCTGCTCGGCGGCGGCGTCATCAAGGGCGAGGCCAGCGAGGCCTGTCGCGAGTTCGCCATGGAACACGAGATCCCGGTCATCACCACGATGCCCGGCCTCGGGGCGTTCCCCGAGGATCACGAACTCTCCCTCGAGATGGCGGGGATGCACGGCACGGGCTACGCCAACATGGCGATCACCCACTGTGACACCCTGATCGGGATCGGCACCCGGTTCGACGACCGACTGACGGGTGGGATCGAGACCTTCGCGCCCGACGCGGAACTGATCCACGTCGACATCGACCCGGCGGAGATCTCGAAGAACATCCACGCGGACTATCCGCTGGTCGGCGACGCCGAAACCGTCGTCGAGCAGCTGGCGGCGGCCGTCGACGCCTCACCGGAGGCGAAGAAGTGGCGCGCCCAGTGCCAGCAGTGGAAGTCCGACTACTCGATGGCCTACGACGCGCCGGAAGACGAACCCGTCCAGCCGGAGTTCGTCGTCGAGGCCCTGGACGAGGCCACGAGCGACAGCGCGATCGTCACCACCGGCGTCGGGCAACACCAGATGTGGGCCTGCCAGTACTGGACCTTCACCGAGCCCCAGACGTGGGTCTCGAGCCACGGACTCGGGACGATGGGGTACGGACTGCCCGCGGCGATCGGGGCGCGCCTCGCGGCCGACGACGACCAGGAGGTCGTCTGCGTCGACGGCGACGGCTCCTTCCTGATGACGTTGCAGGGCCTGTCCGTGGCCGTTCGCGAGAACTTAGACATCACGGTCGCCGTGCTCAACAACGAGTACATCGGCATGGTCCGGCAGTGGCAGGACGCCTTCTTCGAGGGCCGCCACGCCGCGTCGGAGTACAACTGGATGCCCGAGTTCGACAAGCTCGCCGAAGCCTTCGGCGCGTGCGGGTTCCGAATCGACGACTACGACGACGTCGCCGAGACGATCGAGGCGGCGATCGCCTACGACGGGCCGTCGGTGATCGACGTCCACATCGACCCGCAGGCGAACGTCTACCCGATGGTTCCGAGCGGCGGCGACAACGGTCAGTTCGCACTGACGGAGGACCAGCTATGA
- a CDS encoding winged helix-turn-helix transcriptional regulator: protein MRDLDDTDLEILQLLTEDARRPYSEIADHVDLTPPAVSDRIARLEDQGIIRGFTVDIDRAKLRRDVAVLAELDANPGAVDDVYAAATDLDGVDHVFEGMDGRVIVHATLPDANVRSWLESGLDFETLSGYDVTLLARSDRLTGVSATDFSLECVVCGQQVTDGGVTATVDGEIKTFCCPSCEDRYLTEYESHREALE from the coding sequence ATGCGCGACCTCGACGACACCGACCTCGAGATCCTCCAGTTGCTCACCGAGGACGCCCGCCGGCCCTACAGCGAGATCGCCGATCACGTCGACCTGACGCCGCCGGCGGTCTCCGATCGGATCGCCCGCCTCGAAGACCAGGGGATCATCCGGGGCTTCACCGTCGACATCGATCGGGCGAAACTCCGCCGGGACGTGGCCGTCCTGGCCGAACTGGACGCGAACCCGGGTGCCGTCGACGACGTCTACGCGGCGGCCACCGACCTCGACGGCGTCGACCACGTCTTCGAGGGGATGGACGGGCGCGTGATCGTCCACGCGACGCTGCCCGACGCCAACGTCCGATCGTGGCTCGAATCGGGACTCGACTTCGAGACGCTGTCCGGGTACGACGTCACGCTGCTGGCCCGATCGGACCGACTCACCGGCGTCTCGGCCACCGATTTCTCGCTCGAGTGCGTCGTCTGTGGCCAGCAAGTGACCGACGGCGGCGTGACGGCGACCGTCGACGGCGAGATCAAGACGTTCTGCTGTCCCTCCTGCGAAGACCGGTACCTGACGGAGTACGAGTCCCACCGGGAGGCCCTGGAGTAG
- the ilvC gene encoding ketol-acid reductoisomerase produces MTDEFTTDIYYDDDADVSTLDDDTVAVLGYGSQGHAHALNLHESGVDVVVGLRERSSSRSAAEADGLTVETPAEAVAQANYVSILVPDEVQADVYENAIEPNLEAGDTLQFAHGLNIHYNQIQPPEDVDVTMVAPKSPGHLVRRNYENDEGTPGLLAIYQDTTGDAHERGLAYAKAIGCTRAGVIETTFQEEVESDLFGEQAVLCGGVTALVKHGYETLVDAGYSPEIAYFECLNELKLIVDLMYEGGNMEMWNSVSDTAEYGGLTRGDRIVDETVRENMEEVLEEVQNGEFAREWILENQAGRPSYTQLRQAEQNHDIEDVGGRLRDLFAWADEDATESAEEVPADD; encoded by the coding sequence ATGACTGACGAATTCACTACCGACATTTACTACGACGACGACGCAGACGTATCGACGCTCGACGACGACACCGTGGCCGTGCTCGGCTACGGCAGCCAGGGCCACGCCCACGCGCTGAACCTCCACGAAAGCGGGGTCGACGTGGTCGTCGGTCTGCGCGAACGTTCCTCGTCACGATCGGCAGCCGAAGCCGACGGCCTGACGGTCGAGACGCCGGCGGAGGCGGTCGCGCAGGCGAACTACGTCTCCATCCTCGTGCCCGACGAGGTCCAGGCGGACGTCTACGAGAACGCGATCGAGCCGAACCTCGAGGCCGGCGACACGCTACAGTTCGCCCACGGGCTGAACATCCACTACAACCAGATCCAGCCGCCGGAGGACGTCGACGTGACGATGGTCGCCCCGAAGAGTCCGGGCCACCTCGTCCGTCGCAACTACGAGAACGACGAGGGGACCCCCGGTCTGCTGGCGATCTACCAGGACACGACGGGTGACGCACACGAGCGTGGCCTCGCGTACGCGAAGGCGATCGGGTGCACCCGCGCGGGCGTCATCGAAACGACGTTCCAGGAGGAGGTCGAGTCCGACCTCTTCGGCGAGCAGGCCGTCCTCTGTGGCGGCGTCACGGCGCTGGTCAAGCACGGCTACGAGACGCTGGTCGACGCGGGCTACTCGCCCGAGATTGCCTACTTCGAGTGCCTGAACGAGCTCAAACTCATCGTCGATCTGATGTACGAGGGTGGGAACATGGAGATGTGGAACTCCGTCTCCGACACCGCCGAGTACGGCGGGCTCACCCGCGGCGATCGGATCGTCGACGAGACGGTACGCGAGAACATGGAGGAGGTCCTCGAGGAGGTCCAGAACGGCGAGTTCGCCCGCGAGTGGATCCTCGAGAACCAGGCCGGCCGCCCGAGCTACACCCAGCTTCGCCAGGCCGAGCAGAACCACGATATCGAGGACGTCGGCGGGCGACTGCGCGACCTGTTCGCGTGGGCCGACGAGGACGCGACCGAATCCGCCGAGGAAGTTCCGGCAGACGACTGA
- a CDS encoding DUF5779 family protein, which produces MSDFDLDLRAVEEHIDEELELEGELVLGVLDGSTPAEEWLETIADGNVLVLCVDGDVNELAAGFARDVKESGGNLVHFRGFLIVTPPGVDVSTDRL; this is translated from the coding sequence ATGAGCGATTTCGACCTCGACCTGCGGGCCGTCGAGGAACACATCGACGAGGAACTCGAACTCGAGGGCGAGCTCGTCCTCGGCGTCCTCGACGGATCGACACCAGCCGAGGAGTGGCTCGAAACGATCGCGGACGGGAACGTCCTCGTCCTCTGTGTCGACGGGGACGTCAACGAACTCGCCGCGGGATTCGCCCGCGACGTCAAGGAATCGGGCGGGAACCTCGTTCACTTCCGCGGGTTCCTGATCGTGACGCCGCCGGGCGTCGACGTGAGCACCGATCGGCTCTAG
- a CDS encoding ferritin-like domain-containing protein: MTTDEITDLLTGAYVDELETVMNYLSNAIVLDGIHAEEVKESLEEDIQEELDHARMLGERLKQLDESPPGSEGFEANQHSLQPPEDTTDVQSVIEGVLEAEEDAIETYRSLIDAADDANDPVTEDVAVTILTDEEAHRTEFRGFQKEFPMD; the protein is encoded by the coding sequence ATGACGACAGACGAGATCACGGACCTCCTGACGGGGGCCTACGTCGACGAACTCGAAACCGTGATGAACTACCTCTCGAACGCGATCGTGCTGGACGGCATCCACGCCGAGGAAGTCAAGGAGAGCCTGGAGGAGGACATCCAGGAGGAACTCGACCACGCGCGGATGCTCGGCGAGCGCCTGAAGCAACTCGACGAGTCGCCGCCGGGATCGGAGGGGTTCGAGGCCAACCAGCACAGCCTCCAGCCCCCCGAAGACACCACCGACGTTCAGTCGGTCATCGAGGGCGTCCTCGAGGCCGAGGAGGACGCGATCGAGACCTACCGCTCGCTGATCGACGCCGCCGACGACGCGAACGACCCCGTCACGGAGGACGTGGCGGTGACGATCCTCACCGACGAGGAGGCCCACCGGACCGAGTTCCGCGGGTTCCAGAAGGAGTTCCCCATGGACTGA
- a CDS encoding MaoC/PaaZ C-terminal domain-containing protein yields the protein MSHRTFDDVIVGETIDCGTNAVTRAEITSFAGEYDPLAIHVDAEAATASPFGGLIASGIHTFGLTQPPVVDHFYGDSDLIAAGRMEELWFPAPVRPGDTLHVTLEIEDKRVSETNDERGVVTARRTATVDDELVLSLRNHTIWRR from the coding sequence ATGAGTCACCGCACGTTCGACGACGTGATCGTCGGCGAGACGATCGATTGCGGAACGAACGCGGTCACGCGCGCGGAGATCACGTCGTTCGCCGGGGAGTACGACCCGCTGGCGATCCACGTCGACGCGGAGGCCGCCACGGCGTCGCCGTTCGGCGGACTGATCGCGAGCGGCATCCACACCTTCGGACTCACCCAGCCGCCCGTCGTCGATCACTTCTACGGCGACTCGGACCTGATCGCCGCGGGCCGGATGGAGGAGCTCTGGTTCCCCGCCCCGGTTCGGCCGGGCGACACCCTCCACGTGACCCTCGAAATCGAGGACAAGCGGGTCTCGGAGACCAACGACGAACGCGGCGTCGTCACCGCGCGCCGAACCGCGACGGTCGACGACGAACTCGTGCTCTCGTTGCGGAATCACACCATCTGGCGACGCTGA